The Naumovozyma dairenensis CBS 421 chromosome 8, complete genome genomic sequence GCTTGCCAACTTAAAGGTTTATCATCAAAGATAACAAATTGGTTTGCACCTAACTTGTTTCTTCCATGtttcaaatcaataaattctttaccACTTGAAAGATCAATAATACTTACAATGGCGCCTGTAACTCTGTCAACAGAAACAGATAATTTCCCATTAGACATAATAAATAACTTCTTACTTTCTTGTAACTTTGCATGGAATTCTTCAGCAACaactttatcatcttcagtCTCATGTAAAGAGTTTAACCAAGTTAAAGTTGATAAGGTTTGAGCTTTCCCGGATCCATTTTCGTGTAAGAACGTCATAACTTCTTCTAACAAACCTTCACATTCTTTAACAACTTTTTCCAATAGTGGAGTAGattcatatttataaaCTATTTCAATACAAGAACCTGGTAAGACGTCATGGAATTGACATAGTAAGACATTTTCCCataattcattgattttggCAATAGgatatttatattcatcTGGATAAAGAATTGACGCCTTTGTTGCAATCCATTCTACATCGTGTAACTTAATTTCAGCTAATCTCATTAATCTTTTCGTCTGAGCTTGACTTGTATAAGTACCTCTATGGAATTCGAAATATAATTCACCAGACCAAGTTGGTAAGTCATTACCTTGATTAGTTCtctttaaaatatcttGGTAGAATTCATCCACATCAGTACCAACCTCTAATTTGGGAATGACATTACCATTCTTATTACTCATTGATCTAATACGTCTCATTTTTTCTAACATTTCACGAGTTGgaccaccaccaccatcaCCTTTCCCATATAACATTAAACCAGCACCATAAAATTCAGCAGATTTATTTTGCTTTGCCGTACGTAAGACATCCCCAAAATGAGAATCAGCAGTATAGGTATTACCTGGTGGCATATGAGTCAATAATTGAGAACCATCAATACCAGCCCAATTAAAAGTGGAATGAGGGaaactattaatattattccaaGATAATTTTTGTGTTAAAAATTTTGTGATACCTGATAGTTGACATAATTGAGGCACTTGTGAAGAGTAACCAAATGTATCTGGTAACCAAAAGATATCAGATTTTATACcgaaatatttcaaaaagaatCTTTGACCAAAGAAAAACTGTCTTGCTAATGATTCACCACCTGGGATATTAGTATCATTTTCAACCCATGAACCACCGattggaaaaaattgagATTGTTGAACTTTTGGAACTAAAACattcttgaagaattcAGGATGTTCTTGTAATAACCATTTAAATTGCTGTGCTTGTGATGCAGCGAATTGGTATTCTGGATACTCATCCATTAAAGTACATTGAGAAGCCCAAGATCTAACAATTTTCCTCTTAGTTTCAGCAAAGGGCCACAACCATGCGGTATCAATATGACAATTACCGATACTATATACGCTTGTAAATCCATCCGGATCACCATGAGAATAAACTCGTTCAGTACCATtgaattcatcaaaatattcctttttcaaaaattcacGACATTTCTTGACACTAGATCTATCTTGAGGATCAAATAAATCCATACATTTATTGGCAATTTGTCTTGCTTGATGTTTTTGGAATGTATCATCAGGTAGCTCTCTAGCAGCATCTCCAAGCATCcaaaaatcaatatataaCGCACGAGCTTCCCAATCAGGCCAGACGATATCagcatttttcaattggaaagttctattattatcaggAGGGTTAATTGTAGAACCTTCTCCACAACCAAACATACCATTATTCCCTGTTTcaatataaaagaaatattcaccatcttcattttttggCAAAAGATATTCTGTTCTTTCACCATTCCCGGAGAATGCAGTAGCTGGGACCAAAGTTTCAGGGTCAATAACTACACCTTCATTGCAACAATCGAATTGGAAAATCAATTGATCTTTAGATTGAACCCATTCATTTGGAATTGACAGTTCCACTTTAAACCAAGTAGTAGACCAGGATGGACCAAATGCTTGACCCATATGAGCGTCTTGAAATTCCAATTCACCCTTCTTGGCAGCTTCAATGATTGATTTCCAAGGTGGTCTCTTATCAGGAGACACTGGAGATGATCCCTTTTCAAAGGGGACTTGGTACCATCTTAATTTCACGTGTGATTGGTCTAAACTGATACGAGCTTTATCGTAGAATTTTGGAAGGTTTAAATCTTTATATTCTCCTCCACTGCTTATGAATTGACGTAATCTGTTTTCATAGATACTTTTCACTGGTTTGAATTGGGGGTCATAGTTGATCCTAGTAAACGATGATGAGGAAGACATCTCGTTAAAGTATTTGAATCGTGTACTCTTGAATTCTATGttatatcttctttatttgttAAAGCAGCTAGTTACACAACTAGTTACataatcttcaaaaaaataggAAGAAAAGGGATATCTGTTCTTTTGTATACTAGGCAGGTAGAATTAGATATTGATGACACGGTGTGCATCTTACATAGATTTGCCTTCCTTTCCCTTACCTGGATTTATGGGATGTTGTTTACGTACGTATTAAAACTTCGGTGTTTCAAAGGTCTAGGCGCCCCTTATTTCAATACCGCGGATTTCCCCATAACGACAGCTTTCTCCGTcacatttatttttcttatctgATATGTATTAATTATAGGTAGAAGCAAAAGAGCTTCGGTAAGTGAATATATTagttattatataatggttgttaatattattatgaagtatttttttcaaatctatATGGTTTACAAAGTTCTTGTTTGTTGTCTTTGAGGTACTTATTCAGATATGGATAGTAAAGGTATACTTTTTTGAATGTATACATTGCTATTGCTGTTACTGTTCTTcatgtttcttcttttaaatatcGTCGACGTATTCAAGTCCATTTCAAATAGACTATGGAGTGAGGTGTTATCTGAAAGATAATCATGGAATACTTGAGTAGAGGAAATACCagtttcaaaaattgtGTCTTTTCCGTTAGTCGAAGGATATTTCCTGCGAagatcttcatcatcatgcTGGTTATTTTGGCGGATAGTTATTGTCCCGATATTACTTGAGTTTTGGAGTAAAGATCCTATATCAGATAAACTGTTTCTATCGATTAATCTTCTTTTCTCGCCAGAACTGCCTTgtaaaaaattatgatttGGTTGAGAgaatattttggaattaCGAGGAATAATATCATTGTATTTATTCAACCATGGGTCATTTAATAAGTCATCAATGCTATAACGTTTTTTAGGATCCACTTCTAATAATCTTGAAACACAATATTGAGCTTCCGGGCTAATCTCATTCCACCAAGGTGctaaaaaatgataatctCCATGACGGATTTTCCTAGTAATAGATTTATTTTGATCAGCATAGAAAGGTGGGAATCCACATAATAAAGTATAAAGAACACATCCAATACCCCATAAATCTGTCTTTGTTGTGTATGATTTATTTCTAATGATTTCTGGTGATGCATAACTAATAGTACCGCATGGAGTATCAGCAGTTTCATTGAATAGTTTCTTGGAAAGACCAAAATCAGTTAATTTCACTTTACCAATTCCTCCCCCACCAATGCCTGGTCTAAATTCACCTTCATCTACTTTTGTAAATGGATTATCTGTTTTCCTTAGTTTACGAACTTGAGATGGAATCAATTCAATGggttcaaataataaattttcagGTTTGATATCACGATGAATTATACCTAATGTATGCAAATGTTTAACCGCATGAGCTAATTGTTGAATAACATGACGTGTCAAATCTTCACTAAAATATGTGAATTTTACAATCTCATCATAAATTTCACCACctttcaaatattcttgaatgatataataataagattttgtttcaatgaaatcaataaaatcaaCGATTTCTGGACATTGTGAAGATGCTTGTTGGTGAATAGAAACTTCCTTTAGGACTTGCTCCCTTGATGTGGAATGTTTGGTATCCAGTTTTGATGTGGAATCCTTCAAATCCACTTTTTTAATAACTTTAATGGCAACATTTTCATAGACTTCAGATAAATAAGAAGTTTTAGACGTCGATGACATTATTGGAGCTGCACGGTAGACAACGGAAAAGGCACCCTTACCGATTTTTTCTAATAAGGTATAACTTTCTAATTCAGATTGctcattgaatttgaagttTATTTTGGCTTGAGTTTGCTTTTTCTGCCTgtt encodes the following:
- the AMS1 gene encoding alpha-mannosidase (similar to Saccharomyces cerevisiae AMS1 (YGL156W); ancestral locus Anc_2.311) yields the protein MSSSSSFTRINYDPQFKPVKSIYENRLRQFISSGGEYKDLNLPKFYDKARISLDQSHVKLRWYQVPFEKGSSPVSPDKRPPWKSIIEAAKKGELEFQDAHMGQAFGPSWSTTWFKVELSIPNEWVQSKDQLIFQFDCCNEGVVIDPETLVPATAFSGNGERTEYLLPKNEDGEYFFYIETGNNGMFGCGEGSTINPPDNNRTFQLKNADIVWPDWEARALYIDFWMLGDAARELPDDTFQKHQARQIANKCMDLFDPQDRSSVKKCREFLKKEYFDEFNGTERVYSHGDPDGFTSVYSIGNCHIDTAWLWPFAETKRKIVRSWASQCTLMDEYPEYQFAASQAQQFKWLLQEHPEFFKNVLVPKVQQSQFFPIGGSWVENDTNIPGGESLARQFFFGQRFFLKYFGIKSDIFWLPDTFGYSSQVPQLCQLSGITKFLTQKLSWNNINSFPHSTFNWAGIDGSQLLTHMPPGNTYTADSHFGDVLRTAKQNKSAEFYGAGLMLYGKGDGGGGPTREMLEKMRRIRSMSNKNGNVIPKLEVGTDVDEFYQDILKRTNQGNDLPTWSGELYFEFHRGTYTSQAQTKRLMRLAEIKLHDVEWIATKASILYPDEYKYPIAKINELWENVLLCQFHDVLPGSCIEIVYKYESTPLLEKVVKECEGLLEEVMTFLHENGSGKAQTLSTLTWLNSLHETEDDKVVAEEFHAKLQESKKLFIMSNGKLSVSVDRVTGAIVSIIDLSSGKEFIDLKHGRNKLGANQFVIFDDKPLSWQAWDTELYSVNQYKYLTKIEHVDVISASKKGVTIEVVVKVSEDCKINTKITLPAANPSTLEGSQINICTIVENWQAKNKFLKVEFPVNIRNEFASYETQFGVTKRPTHYNTSWDVAKFEVCQHKFADYSEFSKGVSILNNCKYGFSTHGNLMRLSLLRSPKAPDAHCDMGSHEISYAIFPHKGMLSADTVKLAHEFNYTDKYQLSVNLAKAFNNIINIKGDENVILSNIKRGEDDKGIKSEYALKTNENDTMVVRVYESLGGEATATLFSSLPIKSVEKIDNLELEVEELVTVKKNEKDIFEIPITLRPFEIASYRISF
- the RCK1 gene encoding putative serine/threonine protein kinase RCK1 (similar to Saccharomyces cerevisiae RCK1 (YGL158W) and RCK2 (YLR248W); ancestral locus Anc_1.390), whose translation is MQNIKGWLHINPKAAKGTFAPNNNVTFSTADTYKIPRGSIFLPSNIHEFSNSNSNSHGSQTDKTNSYFVENTQYTYDNVTTASTNDQYHYANNYNNNNNNNNNNNNNNDNNLDALNIDPNLDLDLGFDFYSGSSFGSSSSEAFSHNKKNNRQKKQTQAKINFKFNEQSELESYTLLEKIGKGAFSVVYRAAPIMSSTSKTSYLSEVYENVAIKVIKKVDLKDSTSKLDTKHSTSREQVLKEVSIHQQASSQCPEIVDFIDFIETKSYYYIIQEYLKGGEIYDEIVKFTYFSEDLTRHVIQQLAHAVKHLHTLGIIHRDIKPENLLFEPIELIPSQVRKLRKTDNPFTKVDEGEFRPGIGGGGIGKVKLTDFGLSKKLFNETADTPCGTISYASPEIIRNKSYTTKTDLWGIGCVLYTLLCGFPPFYADQNKSITRKIRHGDYHFLAPWWNEISPEAQYCVSRLLEVDPKKRYSIDDLLNDPWLNKYNDIIPRNSKIFSQPNHNFLQGSSGEKRRLIDRNSLSDIGSLLQNSSNIGTITIRQNNQHDDEDLRRKYPSTNGKDTIFETGISSTQVFHDYLSDNTSLHSLFEMDLNTSTIFKRRNMKNSNSNSNVYIQKSIPLLSISE